The Methylomonas montana DNA window ATCATTCAATCGCAAAGCACTTCCAACCCCACATCAATCTCGCAAGTCGCTGCCGAAGAAGCGTTGAATGGCGACCAAAGTTGCATCGACACCATGATGGTGGAATTTAAAAAACGCCATGACTATGTCGTTGCCGAACTGAATAGCATAGCCGGTATCGAATGTTTGCCGACCGACGGCACCTTTTACGTATTCCCTAACGTGGAAAAACTATTGAGCAGACTGGACGGCATCAACGATGATCTGGAGTTTGCCGAATACTTAATCGAAAAAGCCGGCGTGGCGTTAGTGCCTGGTTCCGCATTCGGTTGCCCTGGCCACATCAGAATCTCCATTGCCACCAGTATGGCCAATTTGGAAAACGCCTTGGTTAGAATCAAACAAGCGGTTTAATTTAGAATCAAACAAGCGGTTTAATTCGGTTAGTTAATTTTCGATCACTAGCGGACAGGTCGGCATTAATTTGCCAATTTTCAATTGACAAATTTAAACAATGTTATAGAATTCGCGGCCTTCGCACTTCATCAGTAAGAAGGCCTCGGTGGCGAAATAGGTAGACGCACGAGACTTAAAATCTCGCGACCGAAAGGTCGTACCGGTTCGATTCCGGTCTGAGGCACCAATCATGCATCCAATAGGGTGCAACCCAATCCAAAAACCCGCAAGTTTACTGGCTTCGCGGGTTTTTTATTGTCCGACGCAATCCAACAAAAACTAGCCAAGTACACACCAAATCGTGTATTTTTTCGTGTACTCACTGATACCTTCCGGAAAAAGTACACACTGGGGCGTGCAAGATGGCTGAAAAACTCAATAAGGACGCGGTCTACAAGGCTGCCAAGCCGGAAGAAAAAGATTATTTCATCAATGATGGCGGCGGACTTTATCTGTGGGTCAAGTCTGGCGGCTCTAAACTTTGGCAATTTGTATACACCTTCGAGGGTAAACGGAAGCGTCTCGCCCTAGGAGCATATCCGGGCGTAACGCTAGAAATTGCTCGACGAAAGGCTTCAGAAATCCGCGAACAACTTGCCAATGATAATGATCCTGCGGAAGGACGTAAGAAAGTTAGAGAAGACAAGAAAACTGCAAAGCTCAATCAGGAGCGAAAAAGCGATGGATTACCCATCCTGAATAGTTTTGCCGACATAACCGGCAAATGGCTTGATTCCATCATCAATACCAATACAGCCGACACTCTGACGAAAAAGAAAAATCGCCTCACGACTTGGATCTTCCCCTACATAGGTGACAAGCCAATCGACGGCATTAAATCTGCCGAAGTTTTGGCGGCACTCAAACCTTTAATTGAAGCAGGCAAACTGGATACCGCGCACCGGCTCCGGGCGGAGATTAGTGCCATTTTTGCATATGCGATCGTACACAACTTAACCGAGTTCGATCCCGCTCAACCCGTTGCCAAGCAAATACCCGCGCAAAAGGTAAAACATCGAGCAGCAATCATCGACCCGAAACTGGTTGCACAATTGCTCAGAGACATCGGCAACTACCAAGGCACATTTGTCGTGCAGTCCGCGTTACGCATTTCTCCATTGTTATTCCAAAGACCGGGGGAAATCAGAAAAATGCTCTGGTCCGATATTGATTTTGAATCGAAGGAATGGCGGCCATTCATCTCCAAAACAGATTTTCACCATATAGTGCCTCTATCTACCCAAGCTACGGAGATTTTAAAGAACATCCATCCCCTGACCGGAAACAACCCATACGTATTCCCTTCGAGTCGTGGTAACGGTCGTCCCATGTCGGAAAACACCATCATGACTGCACTCAAGACATTGGGTTACGACAGTGAAGTAATGACGGCACATGGCTTTAGGACCACTGCGTCGACGTTGCTTAACGAACAGAGCTGGAGTCCAGACGCCATCGAAAGACAACTTTCCCATGCCCCCAGGGACAAAATAAGAGCTGTCTACAATCGAGCCCAATATTTGGACGAACGCCGCCGAATGATGCAATCCTGGGCGGATTATTTGGATACTCTGAAAAGCGGCAAAAGCGCAGACGTAATACCAATCCGTAAATCATTGAATACATGATTGCTTTCATGTCAGATAAAGGTTGCGCATAGTTGCGACATACAGATGCTGGAAGGTGTTTTTATCGATCAGAATCTGCGCAATGATTGATCGATAAAAAAGCTCTTTATTGATCATTTTGGTCATCAGGCATTTGATTGTCCAGGCATGGCTCAGTGTTTACGCAAATGTTTGGAAAATGGGATTACTTGTATTACTGGTGTTACCGCCTTATCTGGCGTGTGCTGTAGAGGACATGTCGACGGATTACCAAGTATTATCGGTATTACTAGCCGACGATTTCTATAAACCATATCCAGTTCATTTAGGTCTGTGTCTCCATCGAAATCGAATTAACCGATCTTGGCGCAGTCCCTATTTTCAAGGACGGTTGGCGCGAAAAACATTCGGGCCTGTGAAACCGGATTGTCCAGTAAAATCCAACGCCATCCAGCTTGAAATATTTATTTAAACGATTGAAATATAATGAAAAAATTGTTTGACAATCGCTCAATTTTAGCCCCAAAATAGCCCCGCACGTAGAATTTTTCAGGATGAAATTTTCATAGACTGTTGGAATTCGACAGTATAAATAAACGAATCAGACCGACTTATAGCCCAATTGGGTGGCAGAGTGAAGCCGTTGGATATACTGTGTCCGTTGGGCCTTAGGGTCATGCGTCCACGCTTAAAACTATTTTTGGGTGCAGATAGGGTGTTTAAAACGCTCTATTTGGGTCGGCAGGGAAAATGCGCCTTGATGAAAGGTACGGTCGCTGTCGATAGTGAAGCATTTTATAAATTCATCAACGATCGTCTGCCGATCGCTGAGTAATCCAAAGCGCCTTGATGGCGCAAACCGATAGACCGCGCGAGTAGAGTTTCGAAAGGCGGTGTTGCCATTGCGCGTTTGCAGGCGCGCAGAAATTTTGTCTGGAACCCTGGTTCCGCAAAATGGATAACTGAAAGGTCGTTTGACCGCTTCGGTGGTGGCAATCTTATAGCTAGGGTTTTTATATCAATCGTTCCGATCTGGATCGGCGTCAGGCGACTGCCTGCCCACCCGAGCAAGGCGATTGAACGTCTCTTAAGAATCCCGTCGTCCCGTTTTCACATCGGTCTGTGCCACCGGCAGTCGCGTTTGCCGGCGTAACAACCGATTTCGTCACGCGGATTGGATCTGGATTCCCTTCAAAGTCATACCCGGACGTTTGCATAACGTCTTCCGGTAAAAACCCAAGCCCGCTGTTTCGCCGTTTCTAAAAAACAGAAACAGAACGGGATTCAAGCATTTCCATCAAGTTAATCAACCGGATACCTGCGTAATAGCCGCGGGTTTTGCCGGGTCAGTCTGTCTCGAACGTGTAAGGGGCCGAGTTTAGCGTCGCAGGTGGACGCTGAATCCGTCTGGCCAGCACCCCGAGTTCGTCATCGACCGACACCAATTACTCGCCCGCGCAGCGAGTCATAAGCCGCGCACCTCACACTGGGTATACACCTCCGCCGGGTAGGCAACCCGTGCGTCAACACTCATCGTCATGAGTTTGGCCTTGTATACCAAAGTGGGGTTGGAGCCGGGGTCCCCCGCTCATGACGAAAGAAAAACTGTTTTAACAAGGCCACCCCGGCTCCCTTGTTCAAAGCCGACTGCTGATGCGCATGGCGTTGCCCATGAAATCAGTCCCAGTCCGCTTTGGACAAGGGAGTCTGTTGCCCACTTTTTTCTGGAGGTTAACCATGCCAATCGATCGACCTGACGAATACCAAGTAAACCAGACTGGCACAGGCGCGCGTGTCAGTCCTCCTGATGACCAAGCGCCAAAACCATTGATGGCGAGTCGAAAGCGAGGCCGCAATCTCGGTCTTGGCAGTCG harbors:
- a CDS encoding tyrosine-type recombinase/integrase, giving the protein MAEKLNKDAVYKAAKPEEKDYFINDGGGLYLWVKSGGSKLWQFVYTFEGKRKRLALGAYPGVTLEIARRKASEIREQLANDNDPAEGRKKVREDKKTAKLNQERKSDGLPILNSFADITGKWLDSIINTNTADTLTKKKNRLTTWIFPYIGDKPIDGIKSAEVLAALKPLIEAGKLDTAHRLRAEISAIFAYAIVHNLTEFDPAQPVAKQIPAQKVKHRAAIIDPKLVAQLLRDIGNYQGTFVVQSALRISPLLFQRPGEIRKMLWSDIDFESKEWRPFISKTDFHHIVPLSTQATEILKNIHPLTGNNPYVFPSSRGNGRPMSENTIMTALKTLGYDSEVMTAHGFRTTASTLLNEQSWSPDAIERQLSHAPRDKIRAVYNRAQYLDERRRMMQSWADYLDTLKSGKSADVIPIRKSLNT